Proteins encoded by one window of Candidatus Methylomirabilota bacterium:
- the gcvPB gene encoding aminomethyl-transferring glycine dehydrogenase subunit GcvPB → MHTAKPGYDKLIFELSAPGRHAHSLPECDVPVSDPAQLLPAQHLRATSAELPEVSEVDVIRHYSRLSQMNYGVDTHFYPLGSCTMKYNPKINEDMARLPGFLRLHPLTPEAASQGALQLMHELALDLAEVSGMDHVSLQPAAGAQGELAGVLMIRAYHLSRGERRTKVLIPDSAHGTNPASTALAGFSVVELKSEANGDVDLLDLERHLGPDVAAFMITQPNTLGLFESKIHQITEMCHAQGVQVYMDGANFNAILGITRPGDLGFDVCHFNLHKTFTTPHGGGGPGSGPVGIKDHLAPFLPTPVVVKEGDEYALDWSRPQSIGKLQAFWGNFGMHVRAWTYIRTMGPDGLRAVSDNAVLNANYVLRRLEDHYDRSASGPCMHECVISARRQKKLGITAMDIAKRLLDLGFYAPSTYFPLIVEEALMIEPTETESKETLDEFCDALIQIAREAQENPQIILDAPVTTPVRRLDQTGAARQPRLKWTPPAKR, encoded by the coding sequence ATGCATACCGCCAAGCCCGGCTACGACAAGCTGATCTTCGAGCTCTCCGCGCCCGGCCGCCACGCCCACTCGCTGCCCGAGTGCGACGTGCCCGTGAGCGATCCCGCCCAGCTCCTGCCCGCCCAGCATCTGCGCGCCACCTCGGCCGAGCTGCCCGAGGTCTCCGAGGTCGACGTGATCCGGCACTACTCGCGCCTGAGCCAGATGAACTACGGCGTCGACACGCACTTCTACCCGCTCGGCTCCTGCACCATGAAGTACAACCCGAAGATCAACGAGGACATGGCGAGGCTGCCCGGCTTCCTGCGCCTGCACCCCCTCACGCCTGAAGCCGCCTCGCAGGGGGCGCTGCAGCTCATGCACGAGCTGGCCCTGGATCTGGCCGAGGTCTCCGGGATGGACCATGTCTCGCTGCAGCCGGCCGCCGGGGCCCAGGGCGAGCTCGCGGGCGTCCTCATGATCCGCGCCTATCACCTCTCGCGCGGCGAGCGGCGGACCAAGGTGCTCATTCCGGACTCGGCCCACGGAACGAATCCCGCCTCGACGGCGCTCGCGGGCTTCTCGGTGGTCGAGCTCAAGAGCGAGGCGAATGGCGACGTGGATCTCCTCGATCTCGAGCGGCACCTCGGGCCCGACGTGGCCGCCTTCATGATCACCCAGCCCAATACCCTCGGCCTCTTCGAATCGAAGATCCACCAGATCACCGAGATGTGCCATGCCCAGGGCGTGCAGGTGTACATGGACGGCGCCAACTTCAATGCCATCCTCGGCATCACGCGGCCGGGCGATCTCGGCTTCGACGTGTGCCACTTCAACCTGCACAAGACCTTCACGACGCCGCACGGCGGCGGCGGCCCCGGCTCGGGGCCGGTGGGCATCAAGGACCACCTCGCGCCCTTTCTCCCCACGCCGGTCGTGGTCAAGGAGGGCGACGAGTACGCGCTGGACTGGAGCCGGCCGCAGTCCATCGGCAAGCTGCAGGCCTTCTGGGGCAATTTCGGCATGCACGTGCGGGCGTGGACGTACATTCGCACCATGGGTCCTGACGGCCTCCGGGCCGTATCCGACAATGCCGTGCTCAACGCCAACTACGTGCTCCGGCGTCTGGAGGACCACTACGACCGCTCGGCGTCCGGGCCCTGCATGCACGAGTGCGTGATCTCGGCTCGCCGGCAGAAGAAGCTGGGCATCACGGCCATGGACATCGCCAAGCGTCTCCTGGATCTGGGCTTCTACGCGCCGTCGACGTACTTCCCCCTCATCGTGGAAGAAGCGCTCATGATCGAGCCGACGGAGACGGAGTCGAAGGAGACGCTCGACGAGTTCTGCGACGCCCTGATCCAGATCGCGCGGGAGGCGCAGGAGAATCCCCAGATCATCCTCGATGCCCCGGTGACCACGCCCGTGAGAAGGCTCGATCAGACGGGGGCGGCGCGCCAGCCGCGGCTCAAGTGGACGCCGCCGGCGAAGAGGTGA
- a CDS encoding biotin/lipoate A/B protein ligase family protein: protein MTNVTITFRLLVTEPLDGAGNMALDEALLLSRLRHGGPPTLRFFAWAPPTISLGYGQRLDGRIDVTEARALGIGLVRRQTGGSAILHEGPDLEITYSVAAAAGDFEGAGDLLETYRWIGAGLQAGLKALGAPVEMVPVQPSDPVAMPAFCFARTGSFELEVEGKKLVGSAQRRQGAAFLQHGAIMLGAEPARLRRVFPGERDPLEGMTTLEATLGRRPSFDDAVAALTAGFRQAHGLALEPGSLSVGERELAESLARDKYGTHDWTWSGRAPRALTIV from the coding sequence GTGACCAACGTGACCATCACCTTTCGGCTGCTCGTGACCGAGCCGCTCGACGGCGCCGGCAACATGGCGCTCGACGAAGCGCTCCTCCTCTCGCGGCTGCGCCACGGCGGCCCGCCCACCCTGCGCTTCTTCGCGTGGGCGCCCCCCACCATCTCGCTCGGCTACGGCCAGCGCCTCGACGGCCGCATCGACGTGACGGAGGCGCGCGCCCTCGGCATCGGCCTCGTCCGGCGTCAGACGGGGGGCAGCGCCATCCTCCACGAGGGCCCGGACCTCGAGATCACCTATAGCGTGGCGGCCGCGGCGGGAGACTTCGAGGGCGCCGGCGATCTCCTCGAGACCTATCGCTGGATAGGCGCGGGACTCCAGGCGGGGCTCAAGGCACTGGGCGCTCCCGTCGAGATGGTACCCGTGCAGCCCTCGGATCCGGTCGCCATGCCGGCCTTCTGCTTTGCCCGCACCGGCTCTTTCGAGCTCGAGGTGGAGGGCAAGAAGCTCGTGGGCAGCGCGCAGCGGCGACAGGGTGCCGCTTTCCTCCAGCACGGGGCCATCATGCTGGGCGCGGAGCCCGCGCGTCTCCGCAGGGTCTTTCCCGGCGAGCGAGATCCGCTGGAAGGAATGACGACGCTCGAGGCGACGCTGGGGCGCCGCCCGTCCTTTGACGATGCAGTGGCGGCTCTGACCGCCGGGTTCCGTCAGGCACACGGCCTGGCCCTCGAGCCGGGGAGTCTCTCCGTCGGGGAGAGAGAGCTGGCGGAGTCGCTCGCGCGGGACAAGTACGGCACCCACGACTGGACATGGTCGGGCCGCGCCCCGCGCGCGCTGACCATCGTCTGA